tctgttATCAGAGGATTGTGGGTATTTTTTACTTTACGATACTTTTACACAATGTTGTAAGCATGTTTTGAAGAACGAAAACCACATTTATATATTAGTATCAAAAATGTGTTGTGCTATGAGGTTTAATGGATCATCATGAAAGGATATATAAACCATTGAACAAATTGACGTTCAATGATGAGACCACCCATTCTCACAATGCGTAAGATCATGCGTTCCACTCTTGACAGAGCCAAGTACATCAAGCTACAATGTTTGCAGCTTTATCTCCAGTTAGTGCATGTTGGAATGAGCACTGCACTCAATAATTCCTGCTAAAGTGGATAAAAATGTCAAGCTATGAAATACATAAAGCCTTGTTTAACACTAAGACACGATCAATGAAAGTAACTAATCAATTAATATGTATTCAGACATTCATCGCGGTACCTATAGATGCATGTTAGcactaatgctaatgctaaaaaGGATTTTCAAGTCTTCTTCTCATAATGCACTGATTGTACTTAAAggaagataaaaaaaatatatatatatttcacctttatttaaccaggtaggctagttaagaacaagttctcatttgcaactgcgacctggccaagataaagcatagcagtgtgaacagacaacaacacagagttacacatggagataGTTCCTACATGATAGTGATTTGCTTTGTTATCCAACTGATCTTGTGTTCTTTCTGTCATAGTTTGAACCCTGTTCATTGCTGCTCTTAACTATATTTCTAATTATATTACCTCCTACTCTACTCTTAGTGGCATGTAAGAAGAACCTGGACAGCACAACAGTGACCTGTCATGTGGATGAGATCTACTGCAAGTCCTGCTACGGCAAGAAGTATGGGCCAAAAGGCTATGGCTTTGGCGGAGGAGCAGGCACCCTGAGCATGGACACGGGGGCACATCTTGGAATCAGACCTGAAGAGTAAGGAAGGAATCTCAGATAGTTTAATATTGTATACACTCTATAcgaggggtgtattcattacgtcaATTCTGTTGTAAAACGTTTCTTAAGCAAAAGCCAATGGAATGAGACTGGAAGGGACctgcctgaatttgtccaatagaaactcttgttttggTAGTGTTTGGattaatgattacaccccagggCTTTCACTGCTGATGTTCATCCTTCCCTTCTAATCAGACCTGTGAAACCAGGTGAGTGGAATCTGGTCAGTGACATAGGTCTACCAGGGAGGTCTACCAGGGAAAAAACAGCAGTACTACAGACATCAAAGCCTGAATATGTAGAGTAATCATAACAAACCTGTCTTGTCATCCACAGGCCAGCAGCCCACTGTCCCACCAACAACCCCAATGCCTCCAAGTTGGCCACCAAGTTTGGCAGTTCAGACGTGTGCCCGCGCTGTTCCAAGGCTGTGTACTCTGCCGAGAAGGTGCTCGGAGGTGGAAATGTAAGTCTGAGTTTTGGGCTAATCAGGTTGTTTTGAGAGGAAGTAGCTCATAATCTTGCCAACTCAAAACCCTGCTTCTACTAAACGTTGTATAACGTATGTAAAAGTACTAAATGACTACATGTATCTTTGGCTTTAGCGTTCATGTCAACTGAAATAGATGCAGGGGGATTTGCTGTCTGTGTTCTAATACAGAACAACACTTacttctccttatctctctccttcagtcctgGCACAAGAGCTGCTTCCGCTGTGCCAAATGCGGCAAGGGGCTGGAGTCAACCACTGTGGCCGACAAAGATGGAGAAATCTACTGCAAAGGTGTGTATACTCTATACATGTAAACATGTAAAACAAATGTGTACAATAAATAGCAAAGACACAATTGCCTAAATGCATTCAATTAAAGTGTTAGAGTTAACATGAGAATTGCACATACTGCACTTCTACTTGTTTTAGAATTATTGATAAACACACGTGTAGACAACTCGTGgattgcctagctaaataaattTACCAAATTGGAATGTAAATATACTGAAGAAAAAGCAAAACTTTAGCATCTGTTATAAATCTATATGCCTTTGTATGTAAATACATTCTTATATAAAGTTCATCACCTTTTCATCCACAGCATGTTATGCCAAATCCTTTGGTCCGAAGGGCTTTGGGTTCGGCCAGGGGGCAGGGGCTCTGGCACATGCTCAGTAGAGCTATGGCCTCCTCTGATAGACACCTAGACATTTGGACTGCAAATCCCAGGATTCCCAAATCAACCTCTATTTAATACTGCCATTTCACTACTGCTTCAGTCAGAGGCTCAACAGCAACACACAGTGCACAGCTTACCTAAACACTTATCTTGCCAGAAGAGTAAGTTGCTGATGTTTTCTATCTAAGCTCTGGTATTGATGAGGGTAATTCTCTGCATGAGAAATGTTTCCTAACCACTATGAGAAAAAAAGGACTTATTAGCGTGTTAATTTTGACCTAATAAACATTCACAAGAGCGTTTCTTTTAGAATTTTTCATGTACACAAAGTGAGTCAGTGATATTTACAGTCAGATGGACACACCCTGGTTTTGTAGAGTTGTTTGGCTGTTGGCGAGAGCAGAATGAAAGAACAAAGTCATCATGTACAATTATTGTCCAAGGCTATAAATTCTGGAGAAAACTGGCACTGATATTAACCTATGATATTTACAACACAGTGGATGTGCTGTATCAAAAACTGTGCACATTTAAACACCAAATAAATAACTAATagaaaaaaacattgtatttAATTAAATTATGGTAATGTGAGGAAATTATGTGTTTGAGACATAACAGCACATTTGGAAACAAACTAACCCAATTTAAACAACCTGCCAGGGTGTTCCTtgcaggggtgcaactttggttttagaagtggggggacaacataatatacactgctccaaaaaataaagggaacactaaaataacacatcctagatctgaatgaatgaaatattcttattaaatattgttttctttacatagttgaatgtgctgacaacaaaatcacacacaaatgatcaatggaaatcaaatttatcaacccatggaggtctggatttggagtcacactcaaaattaaagtggaaaaccacactacaggctgatccaactttgatgtaatgtccttaaaacaagtcaaaatgaggctcagtagtgtgtgtggcctccatgtgcctgtatgacctccctacaacgcctgggcatgctcctgatgaggtggcggatggtcacctgagggatctcctcccagacctggactgaAGCATCcaggatggagcgagacatgatgtcccagatgtgctcagttGGATTCAGATCGgtggaacgggcgggccagtccatagcatcaatgccttcctcttgcaggaactgctgacacactgcagccacatgaggtctagcagtgtcttgcattaggaggaacccagggccaaccgcaccagcatatggtctcacaaggggtctgaggatctcatctcggtacctaatggcaatcAGGTTacttctggcgagcacatggagggctgtgcggccccccaaagaaatgccaccccacaccatgactgaccctcatggagtctgtttctgaccgtttgagcagacacacgcacatttgtggcctgctggaggtcattttgcagggctctggcagtgctcctcctgctcctccttgcacaaaggcagaggtagcggtcctgctgctgggttgttgccctcctacggcctcctccacgtctcctgatgtactgacctgtctcctggtagcgcctccatgctctggacactacgctgacattcacagcaaaccttcttgccacagctcgcattgatgtgccatcctggatgagctgcactacctgagccacttgtgtgggttgtagactccgtctcatgctaccactagagtgacaGCACCGCCAGCttttaaaagtgaccaaaacatcagccaggaagcataggaactgagaagtggtctgtgatcaccacctgcagaaccactcctttattgggggtgtcttgctaattgcctatattttccacctgttgtctattccatttgcacaacagcatgtgaaatttattgccaatcagtgttgcttcctaagtggacagtttgatttcacagaagtgtgattgactttgagttacattgtgttgtttaagtgttcccttttatttttttgagcagtgcatatatattttttttatccagatggATAAACACTCCCAACAGCCTACGCGACcatgcatggtcctaaagcacagcCCTGGTACTGCCCTCTCCCGGGGGTTGGCACACTGGGCAGCTGGAATGGGGGTATGGGTAGGACTTGCAGGTGGCCAATCTGTCTTTTGTATCTCCATACAAAACTATGCCATGCACACGCCATCTCATCTCAACGGCCAGTAGGTGGCGTGTGACCTGGCTACTGGGATGTTAATTAGTGTTTGTATACAAACTGCTGCTCACACACATGCTGGTATGGAATCAGGAAGCAACCGTGAGGAGAGTCAACCAGGTAGTAGTGATTTTACAGTATCCAAAATTATTCTGGATTTGTTAATAGATCTATTTTCACCCGCTGCAGAATGCCACAAGAGGGCACTAGAGAATTCCATTGttacaagaagaaaaaaaattggaCATAATGTTGCTGTTTCAGTTTTACAGCTGAACAGCAGGTCTTGCATCTCACGCTGAACTCTCCCATCCATACTGACAGAGTTAGATACAatagcaaaaaataataataactgatGCTCCTGCCATAGATAGGTGGGAATTAACTGATCCTGCTGCCATATATACATTTGAATTAACTGATCCTGCTGCCATATGTAAGTGGGAATTAACTGATCCTCCTGCCATATATAAGTGGGAATTAACTGATCCTGCTGCCATATATACATTTGAATTAACTGATCCTGCTGCCATATGTAAGTGGGAATTAACTGATCCTCCTGCCATATATAAGTGGGAATTAACTGATCCTCCTGCCATTTATAGGTGGGAATTAACTGATCCTGTTGCATATATAAGTGGGAATAAACTGATACTGCTGCCATACGTAAGTGGGATTTAATTGATCCTCCTGACGTGTATATGGTAGTAAATGGGAATTAACTGATCCTGCTGCCATACATAAGTGGGAATTAACTGATCCTGCTGCCATATATACATTTGAATTAACTGATCCTGCTGCCATATGTAAGTGGGAATTAACTGATCCTCCTGCCATATATAAATGGGAGTTAACTGATCCTCCTGCCATTTATAGGTGGGAATTAACTGATCCTGCTGCCATATGTAAGTGGGAATTAACTGATCCTGCTGCCATTTATAAGTGGGAATAAACTGATCCTCCTGCCATATGTAAGGGGGAATGAACTGATCCTGCTGCCATTTATACGTGGGAATAAACTGATCCTCCTGCCATATGTAAGGGGGAATTAACTGAACCTCCTGCCATGTATATAGTGAATGGGAATTAACTGATCCACCTGTCATATATAAGATAATTGGGAATTAACTGATCCTGCTGCCATATGTAAGTGGGAATTAACTGATCCTGCTGCCATATATAAGTGGGAATTAACTGATCCTTCTGACATATATAAGTGGGAATTAACTGATCCTTCTGACATATATAAGTGGGAATTAACTGATCCTTCTGACATATATAACTGATCATGCTGCCATTTACAAGTGGGGATTAAAATGAACTGTCATGCCATCCATCAGTAGTTCTCAAGTGTCACATCACAACTGACAATCTTCCTATTGTACCAACAGGTAACCATAAACGTGATATACTTGCTTCGGTAAAACTTGATTTGTGTAGTCCACATGTCAAACTCATTACACAGAGTTCTGAGTGTCTGCGGGtattcgctcctcccttgtacttgattgatgaattaagatcACTAATTAgaaaggaactcccctcacctggttgtctaatAGGTTTTAAGTGAAAGGAACaaccaaaaacctgcagacactcggccctccgttgAATGGTTTTGAAACCTCTGGTATTGCCCAACTGCAGGTGCTCTACAGCAAAgttttccaaccctgttcctggagcgctaccatcctgtaggtttttgctccaaccctaatctagcacacctcattctaataattagctggttgatgagCTGTTGGATTGAAAACttcaggaaggtagctctccaggaacaggtttggatTGAAAACCTTCAGGAggttctctctccaggaacagggttagagagccctgctctacagactatcagtaacatttcaactaactatctactaaccctagccctaaccttaacccttatccaaaccctaaccttaacccttatccaaaccctaaacttaacccttatccaatccctaaacttaacccttatccaaaccctaaacttaacccttatccaaaccctaaacttaacccttatccaaaccctaaacttaacccttatccaaaccctaaacttaacccttatccaaaccctaaacttaacccttatccaaaccctaaacttaacccttatccaaaccctaaacttaacccttatccaaaccgtaaccttaacccttatccaaaccctaaacttaacccttatccaaacactaaacttaacccttatccaaaccctaaccttaacccttattcaaacactaaccttaacccttatccaaaccctaaacttaacccttatccaaaccctaaacttaacccttatccAAACCCTAAAATTAACCCTTATCCAaaccctttttatttatttaatttcacctttatttaaccaggtaggctagttgagaacaagttctcatttgcaactgcgacctggccaagataaagcatagcaattcgacacacacaacaacacagagttacacatggaataaacaaaacatagtcaataatacagtagaacaaaagaaaacaaaaagtctatatacagtgagtgcaaatgaggtaacaTTAACCTTttcccctaacccttattctaaacctaaccgtaaccttagcaagcagttgcttatcaacagatagtttgttgatagtatgaccatctgtagcgCATATCTgaagagcatctacagatggactatctggACTATCCACATAAAGTGTGATCCTTGCTTCTTATCTGcacaaataaaacaaaaatagaccaAAAAAAAGGTTGATCAGTACAACCTTTATCAAACACCCAAGCTAACAtactaaagttggctagcttgctagctacttccagacacaactgaaaaaacacctcactctgacaatTTTACTGGCccaagcagagctggttaggctgttttcattcAAATGTAGGACgttagtgactgtaactgtgctgctggcaacaatttaattacatgttttgttttttacctaggttttactgacaccggtcatattcaagGGGTGTTGTgagttcgtaaattcatcagttattctgcgctctggcacactcagaagagagtgctctgaaatcggctTAGATCTGCggagtgaatttacaaacacacccatAGTTGACATGGTGACACTACAGTCCAGAATGTCAGCACCTGTTTCATATGGCAGGGTGCGCCAGTGACAACAGGCCTAGTTAGTTATTGACTCTGGACAGTAACCATGGGGGGCATCATGGTTTAGAATTTGGTTCATGAGAACAAGAGCTCAACTGTGAATTGAACCACAGCAATGGCCACTGATTCAAATGGCAAGATAGAGTGGTGTGGTGTTAGAGAATATACCTGTCCAAACAAGCTTTTTATGATTTAAACAGAGGCTATATTAAACTCGGATAAACATCTTTAGACTTAAGACGTTGAAGACTGTCATTAATGGCCTCCTCACAGTTTTAATTTACTTCAATTGACCATGCCATTCTATTCAAAACTACTCTCAGTTGAATTATAATTCTGTCTCAGAATCCCGGCAGGGCCAAGCACAAACCAGTCCAATGTGATTTACTCAATTAAGTACCTTAGGGATTTATTGTCCTTGTgaagcacacacacccacacaaatgcATGCTTGCACACATGCACACGGacacgaccacacacacacccacacacacaaacaagcacatgCATGCAATAACCTGATCAAAGagtagcaggatcagatggtggtACAATCCCATGCTATTGTATGGTGGATATGATCGCATTCCTTTAATCAATTCCAGGGCTTAACATTGTCTGCAGTTCATTTTCTAATCAGGCCATGGGGGGGTTGCTGTTCTCAGGGGGCAGTGCCTGTCTGTAAAACCTCTCTCATTACCAGCCAACAGAGAACACAGCAACCAGTGCTTAATTTCAGGCTCTAATTTTCGGACTGTATCGTTCCGGAACCCATTTGCCAGGATCTGGTACCTCAAGTGGCATGAAAAATAATTGTCACTGTTTGCAATGTAAAAATTATAGTAAAGGCAATCAGAGTTAATTAATGTTGACTCCTCTGTAATGCTCCTGCcccttaaattatttatttattttttgttgggCCGGCTCAGGGTCACGGTTTGtgcaacattgtagcctatatagacCAATGAGTGGCCATTGCTGTGGTGAGAGAGCGTGCCATTCTATAATCTCGCTCTATCTGCTCTGATGTACAAGAGcctgcaactctctctctctctctctctctctctctctctgcaactctcatctctccagcgtTGAACTTCATAATGTATTTCCTTATAGAGTCATAGCCGCAAGAAGAGTGCTggaggtgctgcagcacctcTGATGAATTGAAATACTTTTGCTACAGTTATAtaattactgctgtctgttcagaaataaatgaaataattcaGAATACTATACCAGGAGTAGGCCaataatttagccacagaggatcaatagtttATAGCCaagctgtggattgtgtgtagccCAATCACAAGGCATTCCTACATTCGGGAACACGctgcaaatctgtcagtgaacagcatgaAGCCAAAATAGGCCTTTggaatatttcaaatacaatagcgtgaaaacacaggttggaaagcaatgtctcctgctgaaaagagaagactcttATCTGTCTGCTGTAGGCTACAAAGTTATCAACTTCCAAATAGGCCTATTGAGGGAACAGCAATGTAAAACAAGAGAGAGATAAGTTTTTGGTACTGGCGCATCGGCCAATTGCCGGTGAGTGAGCTGCACATCATTTGGTGAGTCCGTTAAACTGGAAAGCTTTTTTAGAAGTacaatttcctcctcatattgtacaatatgtgtCCTCACACACACCTAGAACCGGTCTACTGATGTATTGAAGACAAGGTCATTTTTATTCATCTCAGATtgtcagtttgtcagtgtcaaagtatcCTGTCATTTCGATCATTTGTGAggtattaaaaaatattctgCTAAAGTCTGCATCATCAAAAATGATGTAGAAGTGTATGAAATGGTTTTATAAAAGGCCAACATTTTCCCAGACACTAGGCTACAATTTTTTTCccccatgtgtgcaacttctgcaagcgcctctactctactgttctatgcCTGTACTGAAAAGCGGTGATAACGCATGCAATACTTTATTATAAAGATGATTTGTTTTTCTGATTTCTGGTACATCAAAGCCCCCGCAAGTCACCGCAGGCTCATTTTTTGTTCCAACAGAGAACACAGCAACCAAACTGTCAGCAGAATCTCTCTCATTACCAGCCAAGAGAGAACACAGTAACCAAACTGCCAGCAGAATCTCTCTCATTACCAGCCAAAAGAGAACACAGTAACCAAACTGCCTGCAGAATCTTTTTCATTACCAGCCAAGAGAGAACACAGTAACCAAACTGCCAGCAGAATCTCTCTCATTTCCAGCCAACAGAGAACACAGTAACCAAACTGACTGCAGAGCCAACCTATTGGATCACTTAGGTCTGAAGAACACATCATATGGTCTGAAGAGAATAGAATACAGAGCTATGTTCATTTGAACAACTTCCTTGACATACTTTTCATTGCTGGCTTGTCAGTCACCGTGACTGAGATAAGATAACAATGACCAACCCCCAACATCCCTAACCAAAAGGTAGGACTGGAAAGTTCAGCATTATAAGCAGTGGATAAGAGAGACCAGCCCTAGGGTGTGTTCTATTCTGAGGTCCCAGTGACGGGCAGGAAGGACAATGGGAGACAGCTAAATACTCTGGTGCATTCTACTTCCCAGCACTCTGAGCCTCTACAGAACATATCCCTCAGCACAGGAAGGTAAGACAGGACTCCTCTCTCATTCTGATATTGAGGAGACAATACTTTTCTGTATTCTTTGAATTTGAGG
This sequence is a window from Oncorhynchus kisutch isolate 150728-3 linkage group LG1, Okis_V2, whole genome shotgun sequence. Protein-coding genes within it:
- the LOC109899198 gene encoding cysteine and glycine-rich protein 1-like, with the translated sequence MPLGGGNKCGCCRKTVYFAEEVQCEGKFFHKCCFLCMACKKNLDSTTVTCHVDEIYCKSCYGKKYGPKGYGFGGGAGTLSMDTGAHLGIRPEEPAAHCPTNNPNASKLATKFGSSDVCPRCSKAVYSAEKVLGGGNSWHKSCFRCAKCGKGLESTTVADKDGEIYCKACYAKSFGPKGFGFGQGAGALAHAQ